The following coding sequences lie in one Oncorhynchus nerka isolate Pitt River linkage group LG14, Oner_Uvic_2.0, whole genome shotgun sequence genomic window:
- the LOC115141215 gene encoding four and a half LIM domains protein 3-like isoform X1, protein MSGDTAREVGFDCQVAKVHSTADITSGMEQVTMSDRFDCDNCKESLYGRKYIQADGGEGDNPYCIPCYDSLFANTCDECKELIGHDARELFYEDRHYHEHCFRCFRCDRSLADEPFTSQDEALLCNDCYCNEFSSKCVACDKTVMPGTRKLEYGGSTWHEGCFICHSCEQPIGSKSFIPDKDEHYCVSCYEDKFAPRCTRCKKALAKGGVTYRDEPWHKECFVCSGCKVQLAGQHFTSREDNPYCLKCFGSLYSKKCEACSKPITGFGGGKYISFEERQWHQPCFTCTECSVSLVGAGFFPNGDQILCRDCNTNSNL, encoded by the exons GGATGGAACAAGTCACAATGAGCGACCGGTTCGACTGCGACAACTGCAAGGAGTCCCTATACGGACGCAAGTACATCCAggcagatgggggagagggggacaacCCCTACTGCATCCCCTGTTACGACAGCCTGTTCGCCAACACCTGCGACGAGTGCAAGGAGCTAATCGGCCATGATGCCAGG GAGCTGTTCTACGAGGACCGGCACTACCACGAGCACTGTTTCCGTTGTTTCCGCTGTGACCGCTCGCTGGCGGACGAGCCCTTCACCAGCCAGGACGAGGCCCTGCTGTGCAACGACTGCTACTGCAATGAGTTCTCATCCAAGTGTGTGGCCTGCGACAAGACCGTCATGCCAG GCACGAGGAAGTTGGAGTATGGTGGCTCCACATGGCACGAGGGATGTTTCATCTGCCACAGCTGTGAGCAGCCCATCGGCTCCAAGTCCTTCATCCCAGACAAGGATGAACACTACTGCGTGTCCTGCTATGAGGACAAGTTCGCCCCGCGCTGCACCCGCTGCAAAAAG gcCCTGGCTAAAGGGGGCGTGACGTATCGGGATGAGCCGTGGCACAAGGAGTGCTTTGTGTGTTCGGGCTGCAAGGTGCAGCTGGCAGGGCAGCACTTCACCTCGCGCGAAGACAACCCCTACTGCCTCAAGTGCTTCGGCAGCCTATACTCCAAGAAGTGTGAGGCATGCAGCAAGCCTATCACAG GTTTTGGCGGAGGGAAGTACATCTCGTTTGAGGAGCGCCAGTGGCACCAGCCCTGCTTCACCTGCACAGAGTGCTCGGTCTCTCTGGTGGGGGCGGGCTTCTTCCCCAATGGAGACCAGATCCTGTGTCGCGACTGCAACACCAATAGCAATCTATAG
- the LOC115141215 gene encoding four and a half LIM domains protein 3-like isoform X2 gives MEQVTMSDRFDCDNCKESLYGRKYIQADGGEGDNPYCIPCYDSLFANTCDECKELIGHDARELFYEDRHYHEHCFRCFRCDRSLADEPFTSQDEALLCNDCYCNEFSSKCVACDKTVMPGTRKLEYGGSTWHEGCFICHSCEQPIGSKSFIPDKDEHYCVSCYEDKFAPRCTRCKKALAKGGVTYRDEPWHKECFVCSGCKVQLAGQHFTSREDNPYCLKCFGSLYSKKCEACSKPITGFGGGKYISFEERQWHQPCFTCTECSVSLVGAGFFPNGDQILCRDCNTNSNL, from the exons ATGGAACAAGTCACAATGAGCGACCGGTTCGACTGCGACAACTGCAAGGAGTCCCTATACGGACGCAAGTACATCCAggcagatgggggagagggggacaacCCCTACTGCATCCCCTGTTACGACAGCCTGTTCGCCAACACCTGCGACGAGTGCAAGGAGCTAATCGGCCATGATGCCAGG GAGCTGTTCTACGAGGACCGGCACTACCACGAGCACTGTTTCCGTTGTTTCCGCTGTGACCGCTCGCTGGCGGACGAGCCCTTCACCAGCCAGGACGAGGCCCTGCTGTGCAACGACTGCTACTGCAATGAGTTCTCATCCAAGTGTGTGGCCTGCGACAAGACCGTCATGCCAG GCACGAGGAAGTTGGAGTATGGTGGCTCCACATGGCACGAGGGATGTTTCATCTGCCACAGCTGTGAGCAGCCCATCGGCTCCAAGTCCTTCATCCCAGACAAGGATGAACACTACTGCGTGTCCTGCTATGAGGACAAGTTCGCCCCGCGCTGCACCCGCTGCAAAAAG gcCCTGGCTAAAGGGGGCGTGACGTATCGGGATGAGCCGTGGCACAAGGAGTGCTTTGTGTGTTCGGGCTGCAAGGTGCAGCTGGCAGGGCAGCACTTCACCTCGCGCGAAGACAACCCCTACTGCCTCAAGTGCTTCGGCAGCCTATACTCCAAGAAGTGTGAGGCATGCAGCAAGCCTATCACAG GTTTTGGCGGAGGGAAGTACATCTCGTTTGAGGAGCGCCAGTGGCACCAGCCCTGCTTCACCTGCACAGAGTGCTCGGTCTCTCTGGTGGGGGCGGGCTTCTTCCCCAATGGAGACCAGATCCTGTGTCGCGACTGCAACACCAATAGCAATCTATAG